In one window of Brenneria goodwinii DNA:
- the udp gene encoding uridine phosphorylase: MSKSDVFHLGLKKNDLQGATLAIVPGDPARVEKIARLMDNAVHLASQREFTSWRAELDGKAVIVCSTGIGGPSTSIAVEELAQLGIRTFLRVGTTGAIQPDISVGDVLVTTAAVRLDGASLHFAPLEFPAVADFACTTALVDAAKAAGAALHIGVTASSDTFYPGQERYDTFSGRVVRRFQGSMAEWQSMGVLNYEMESATLLTMCASQGLRAGMIAGVIVNRTQQETPDVETMKQAETTVVKVLLDATRRLLAAA; the protein is encoded by the coding sequence ATGTCTAAATCTGATGTTTTCCATCTCGGCCTGAAAAAAAATGATTTACAGGGAGCGACGTTGGCGATTGTGCCCGGCGATCCTGCGCGGGTCGAAAAAATAGCCCGGCTGATGGATAACGCGGTTCATTTGGCGTCGCAGCGTGAATTCACCTCCTGGCGTGCCGAATTGGACGGAAAGGCGGTGATAGTGTGTTCCACCGGTATTGGCGGGCCGTCAACGTCGATTGCGGTAGAGGAACTGGCCCAACTTGGCATCCGTACCTTCCTGCGTGTAGGAACGACCGGCGCTATTCAACCGGATATCAGTGTGGGCGATGTGCTGGTCACCACGGCGGCGGTGCGTCTCGACGGCGCCAGCCTGCATTTCGCGCCGCTGGAATTCCCGGCGGTCGCTGATTTTGCCTGTACCACCGCGCTGGTCGACGCGGCGAAGGCCGCGGGTGCGGCGCTTCATATCGGCGTGACCGCGTCATCCGATACTTTTTATCCTGGGCAAGAGCGTTATGATACGTTTTCAGGCCGCGTAGTCCGCCGTTTCCAAGGTTCAATGGCGGAATGGCAAAGTATGGGCGTGCTGAATTACGAAATGGAGTCGGCCACGTTGCTGACGATGTGCGCCAGCCAGGGGCTGCGCGCCGGGATGATTGCGGGGGTTATTGTCAATCGCACCCAGCAGGAAACACCCGATGTCGAGACTATGAAACAGGCTGAAACGACGGTCGTTAAGGTGTTGTTGGATGCTACGCGACGGCTGCTGGCCGCAGCATAA